From Candidatus Manganitrophus morganii, the proteins below share one genomic window:
- a CDS encoding MBL fold metallo-hydrolase has product MPNSDEIHLPSFETVPPDFSLGSVFFVGTATVLLRYAGFTILTDPNFLHAGDHVYLGYGLTSERLTHPALDIEALPPVDFCILSHYHGDHFDRIAEEKLSKALTIVTTKEAARALSGKGFTAPRALDTWKSVTLEKDGARVKITSMPGRHGPPVVARLLPEVMGSLLEFQPGEGGTALRLYITGDTLVFDGLKEIPKKFPEIDLALFHLGGTRIMGMLLTMDADQGVEAIRIIQPRQVIPIHYNDYTVFKSPLEDFKKAAADAGFEDRVIYLGHGQLYNFEVPESRIRRAA; this is encoded by the coding sequence ATGCCAAATAGCGATGAAATTCACCTTCCTTCTTTTGAAACTGTTCCCCCCGATTTTTCGCTCGGCTCCGTCTTTTTTGTCGGCACCGCGACGGTGCTGCTCCGTTATGCCGGCTTCACCATCCTGACCGACCCGAATTTTTTGCACGCCGGGGACCATGTCTATCTCGGCTATGGATTGACCTCGGAGCGATTGACCCATCCCGCCCTTGATATTGAAGCGCTGCCGCCGGTCGACTTCTGCATTCTCTCTCACTATCACGGCGATCACTTTGACCGGATCGCCGAGGAGAAGCTGAGCAAAGCGCTGACGATTGTCACCACGAAAGAGGCCGCCCGCGCGCTCAGTGGGAAAGGTTTTACGGCGCCGAGGGCGCTCGACACCTGGAAGTCGGTGACGCTGGAGAAGGACGGCGCGCGGGTGAAGATTACTTCCATGCCGGGGCGGCACGGCCCGCCGGTTGTCGCAAGGCTTCTGCCCGAGGTGATGGGAAGCCTCCTCGAGTTTCAGCCGGGGGAGGGAGGAACCGCTCTGCGCCTGTATATCACCGGCGACACGCTCGTCTTTGATGGCTTGAAGGAAATCCCCAAGAAGTTCCCCGAGATCGATCTGGCCCTTTTCCATCTGGGGGGGACGCGGATCATGGGAATGCTTCTGACGATGGACGCCGACCAAGGGGTCGAAGCGATCCGGATCATTCAGCCGCGCCAGGTGATTCCGATCCACTACAACGATTACACCGTTTTCAAGTCGCCGCTGGAGGATTTCAAAAAGGCCGCGGCCGATGCCGGATTTGAGGACCGGGTGATTTATTTGGGACACGGCCAACTTTACAACTTTGAAGTCCCCGAGAGCCGGATCCGACGGGCCGCTTAG
- a CDS encoding glutathione S-transferase family protein: MPFPKEQSKEGEFVRQEDRFRGWVTADGSSGYPAEPGRYHLYVSLACPWAHRTVILRKLKRLENVVGMTVVDPIRDEKGWAFRNGPGYSEDPINGFRYLSEAYKKTDPTFNDRVTVPVLWDKKTGRIVSNSDDDILRMLNSEFNAFTDVKTDFYPAPFRAEIDEINNFVYPNINDGVYRAGFATTQASYEQAVRNLFDALDRIEARLSKQRYLVGQQITEADWRLFPTLIRFDAVYHGHFKCNIRRIVDYPHLWGYLRELYQQDGVAETVNFDHIKRHYYVTHDDINPTRIVPVGPALDLTSPHGRERLK, from the coding sequence ATGCCTTTTCCAAAAGAGCAAAGCAAAGAAGGAGAGTTCGTCCGGCAGGAAGATCGATTTCGGGGGTGGGTGACCGCCGACGGTTCCTCCGGTTATCCGGCGGAGCCGGGCCGCTACCATCTCTATGTCTCCCTCGCCTGCCCCTGGGCGCACCGGACGGTGATCCTCCGCAAGCTGAAGCGGCTGGAAAACGTCGTCGGGATGACGGTGGTCGATCCGATCCGCGACGAAAAGGGGTGGGCTTTCCGCAACGGCCCCGGTTATTCGGAAGATCCGATCAACGGGTTTCGCTACCTGAGCGAAGCTTATAAGAAGACCGACCCGACGTTCAATGACCGGGTCACCGTCCCGGTCCTTTGGGACAAGAAAACCGGCCGGATCGTCAGCAACTCCGACGACGATATTCTGCGGATGTTGAACAGCGAATTTAATGCCTTTACCGATGTGAAGACCGACTTCTACCCGGCGCCGTTTCGCGCCGAGATCGATGAAATCAACAACTTCGTTTATCCGAACATCAACGACGGCGTCTACCGGGCCGGCTTCGCAACCACCCAGGCGTCGTATGAGCAGGCCGTCCGCAACCTCTTCGACGCCCTCGACCGGATCGAAGCGCGCCTCTCAAAGCAGCGTTATCTGGTAGGACAACAGATCACCGAGGCCGACTGGCGGCTCTTTCCGACGTTGATCCGTTTCGACGCCGTCTACCATGGGCACTTCAAGTGCAACATCCGCCGGATCGTCGACTACCCCCACCTCTGGGGATACTTGCGGGAGCTCTATCAACAGGACGGCGTTGCCGAAACGGTGAACTTCGATCATATCAAGCGCCATTATTACGTGACGCACGACGACATCAACCCGACACGGATCGTCCCGGTGGGGCCGGCGCTCGATCTGACCTCTCCACACGGCCGCGAGCGGCTCAAGTAA
- a CDS encoding CHASE domain-containing protein, with translation MSIKNLNPLYKVNLKNQLHADLKSKELPSHRTFLPGWVLFIALALTGLATWYVFSLAEIKDQERFQNIVQRSQNTIAVRIETYIDALRGTAALFAATGRADRKTFHNYISRLELQSHYPGIQGIGYTKRITSDQTEKAVAEIRKEIPDFKIWPETPRDEVHTIIYLEPQNRRNQAALGYDMFTEPVSRAAMERARDTGLAATSGRVTLIQEVDREKQAGFLIYLPIYEPGAVMETVDQRRAALNGFVYSPFRADDLLVGIFGGETNPRVDFEVFDGLEPRPENLLYRSNESSTGSYRPRFSTITLLNVWGETWTLNFTTRPPFDLSSGRGVAPFIFIAGLLISITLFGITRSQTKARAAADRNAAELETLNQVAISLSAELDLQKLVQIVTDAGTKLSGAAFGAFFYNLIDLKGETYTLYTLSGVPREAFAKFPMPRNTAVFGPTFRGEGVVRLDDVTKDPRYGKNAPYAGMPEGHLPVKSYLAVPVLSPSGTVLGGLFFGHSAPGRFTERHERLLLSVASHAAIAIDKARILESAEQERKKAEESEQQYRLLAEIMPQLVWTSTPDGRIDWCNQRWYEATGMTIEEALQSGGLKAIHPDDRQRTRDRWKTAILTGTPHEVEFRLQSPFGGYRWYLSRGLPLKDASGRIIRWFGTCTDIDDRKRAEAEAREASRVKSEFVSNVSHELRTPLNAIIGYSSLLRDEMFGALIDDQKQPVEGVLKNGKELLNLINNLLDLSKIESGKMSIDLEKIDLVPLLEEIVSGMQPLIDEKSLSVAYRMTPLPEIESDPNKLKQIFVNLISNAIKFTERGGITLLATETPEKGGIEIAVQDTGIGIPPDELARIFDAFHQADATSTRKFGGTGLGLAIVKELTGQLNGGIGVESELDKGATFTLFLPYRWKEGKNGPEKE, from the coding sequence TTGTCGATTAAGAACTTAAACCCCTTATATAAAGTGAACTTAAAAAATCAACTTCATGCCGATCTAAAATCAAAAGAGCTCCCCTCTCATCGTACCTTCCTTCCCGGGTGGGTCCTCTTCATTGCGCTGGCCTTGACCGGCCTCGCGACGTGGTATGTCTTCTCGCTCGCAGAGATCAAAGACCAAGAACGGTTTCAGAATATCGTTCAACGCTCCCAAAATACCATTGCCGTCCGCATTGAAACCTATATCGACGCACTTCGCGGGACCGCCGCTCTTTTCGCCGCGACCGGCAGGGCGGACCGAAAAACGTTTCACAACTACATTTCCAGACTCGAACTTCAGAGCCACTACCCCGGCATCCAGGGAATCGGCTACACAAAGCGGATCACATCCGATCAGACCGAGAAAGCCGTCGCCGAAATCCGAAAGGAGATCCCCGACTTCAAGATCTGGCCGGAGACTCCCCGCGACGAGGTTCATACCATCATTTACCTTGAACCGCAAAACCGCCGAAACCAAGCGGCGCTCGGTTATGACATGTTCACTGAACCGGTCAGCCGGGCCGCGATGGAGCGCGCCCGCGACACCGGCCTCGCCGCCACCTCCGGAAGAGTGACCCTGATTCAGGAAGTCGATCGTGAAAAGCAGGCCGGCTTTTTGATCTATCTTCCGATCTACGAACCGGGCGCCGTTATGGAGACGGTCGATCAACGAAGGGCGGCGCTGAACGGTTTTGTCTACAGCCCGTTTCGCGCCGACGACCTGCTGGTCGGCATTTTCGGCGGGGAGACAAACCCGCGTGTCGACTTCGAAGTCTTCGACGGTCTGGAGCCGCGCCCTGAGAATCTTCTCTATCGCTCCAACGAGTCGAGCACCGGCAGCTATCGTCCTCGCTTTAGCACGATCACCCTGCTTAATGTCTGGGGAGAGACATGGACCTTAAACTTTACCACCCGCCCTCCCTTTGATTTGAGTTCAGGAAGAGGGGTCGCTCCCTTTATCTTTATCGCCGGGCTACTGATCAGCATTACGCTCTTTGGCATCACGCGATCCCAAACGAAGGCGCGCGCGGCGGCCGATCGGAACGCGGCCGAGTTGGAAACATTGAATCAGGTGGCGATCAGCCTGTCGGCGGAGCTGGATCTACAAAAGCTGGTTCAGATCGTCACCGACGCCGGGACCAAGCTCAGCGGGGCGGCGTTCGGCGCCTTCTTCTATAACCTCATCGACTTAAAGGGAGAGACCTACACACTCTACACCCTCTCCGGTGTCCCGCGGGAGGCCTTCGCCAAATTTCCAATGCCGCGAAACACCGCCGTCTTCGGCCCCACCTTCCGAGGGGAGGGGGTGGTCCGGCTCGACGACGTCACAAAAGACCCCCGCTACGGGAAGAATGCCCCTTACGCTGGCATGCCGGAAGGGCATCTGCCGGTCAAAAGCTACCTGGCCGTTCCGGTCCTCTCGCCTTCCGGGACCGTCCTCGGCGGCCTCTTCTTCGGACACAGCGCCCCCGGCCGATTTACGGAGAGACACGAACGTCTTCTCCTCAGCGTCGCCTCCCATGCGGCGATCGCCATCGATAAGGCGCGCATCCTCGAATCGGCGGAACAGGAGCGGAAGAAAGCGGAAGAGAGCGAACAGCAATACCGGCTCCTGGCCGAGATCATGCCCCAGTTGGTCTGGACCTCTACACCGGATGGCCGGATCGATTGGTGCAATCAGAGATGGTACGAGGCGACCGGCATGACAATCGAAGAGGCGCTGCAGTCGGGCGGACTGAAGGCCATCCATCCCGACGACCGGCAGAGGACACGGGATCGATGGAAAACAGCCATCCTGACCGGCACCCCCCACGAAGTCGAATTCCGCCTTCAAAGCCCTTTCGGGGGATACCGATGGTATCTCTCCCGGGGGCTTCCATTAAAGGACGCGAGCGGCCGGATCATCCGATGGTTCGGCACCTGCACCGACATCGACGACCGGAAACGGGCCGAAGCCGAAGCGCGGGAAGCCAGCCGCGTCAAGTCGGAGTTTGTGTCGAACGTCTCGCATGAACTCCGAACCCCGCTGAACGCCATCATCGGTTATTCGAGCCTTCTGCGGGACGAAATGTTCGGCGCGCTCATCGATGATCAAAAACAGCCGGTGGAGGGGGTCCTTAAAAACGGGAAGGAGCTTCTGAATCTCATCAACAATCTTCTCGATCTGTCGAAAATCGAATCGGGGAAGATGTCGATCGATCTGGAGAAGATCGACTTGGTCCCCCTGCTGGAGGAGATCGTCTCCGGGATGCAGCCGCTGATCGACGAAAAGTCGCTTTCGGTCGCGTACCGGATGACGCCGCTTCCAGAGATCGAATCCGATCCGAATAAGCTGAAGCAGATCTTCGTCAACCTGATCTCAAATGCGATTAAATTTACCGAAAGGGGAGGGATCACCCTCCTGGCAACGGAGACGCCGGAAAAGGGAGGGATCGAAATCGCCGTCCAGGATACCGGCATCGGCATTCCGCCGGACGAGCTCGCCAGGATCTTCGACGCCTTTCATCAGGCCGACGCAACCTCCACGCGAAAATTCGGGGGGACGGGGCTCGGCTTGGCGATCGTGAAAGAATTGACCGGCCAGTTGAACGGCGGGATCGGCGTCGAAAGCGAACTGGACAAGGGAGCAACCTTCACCCTCTTTTTGCCTTATCGCTGGAAAGAGGGCAAGAACGGTCCGGAGAAGGAATAA
- a CDS encoding SBBP repeat-containing protein translates to MKSRIVLIALLLSISSPGDAALPEPKTETDRIQTAYGQISLSFEANHGQTDSKVKYFSRGKGYTLFLTSNEAVLSLQKGERAENPNIENPPALLRMRLSGASQTPAVSGEEALPGRQNYFIGNDPKNWRTDIPTYQRVKYQDVYPGIDLVYYGNQRQLEYDFIVDPGIDPKKIELRFEGADGMEIDPQGNLVLTVQGEKIRMHKPVIYQEQAGQRRFIPGHYLLKGKGKVGFHVAAYDRTKPLIIDPVLSYATFLGGSDHDRGNGIAVDSSGNAYITGSTRSLDFPTVGTFDSTLGGPVDAFVAKLNPSGTALLYSTYLGGTGSDKGSAIAVDTSGNAYVTGETDSLEFPTTTGAFDRTLNGTDAFVVKLNSSGTALLNATFVGGSSFDVGNSIAIDASGQAYVTGLTYSADFPTSPGAFDTTFNWSSFKDEASDVFVVKLNPGATSLLYSTFLGGMRNDSGHDIAVDASGNAHITGSTTSPNFPTTAGAFDTTFADGGDAFAAKLNSSGSTLLYATYLGGSDLDNGRSIALDRIGSAYITGDTASSDFPTTLGAYDRSNPNSPPSGDGCESGCLGRFSIIDAFVTKLNPTGSALVYSTYLGDSESSNFGNGIAVDAFGNAYVTGRDEFSDPSNTLMSVFVRKLNTTGSAPIDTLSLARSEQESGNAIAVDALGRAYITGGTTSFDFPTTPGTFDPTPNGFSDAFVAKVIFPSSTFTDNFDRPASTNLGASWNEVLPDLELSNNQVRNVTPNNKAAIFRQAVGPDHSVSVDCMVTAPGNSCGVVARWSSESNFYRARIDAGQGNIALFKTVNGTTTALGSASYPLRLNTYYRLRLVVSGTSLAVFVANHTNPIITISDGALSFGDFAGIRSYATAANTTWFDNFNLSTPLSDTFSRSDSSSLGSNWSEYMPNLEIFSGQLRNVDAGNKAALFLQPVGPDQNVAVHCKVTAANNACGVMARWLNANNFYRLRLDAGQQNIALFKTVNGATTQIGVANRPMQLNTYYRLRLIAKGNSLAVFFNDETSPAFTASDSALTAGDFAGIRSSASAAFTTGYDNFSAGVARDAFGSASGGAFTKAAGAPETLSAVEGEDAAETAGGCAMNVGGKFDPTLIGLLGAAVIYLGWKRIKRRRAVPADRSAK, encoded by the coding sequence ATGAAAAGTCGCATTGTGTTGATCGCCCTATTGTTATCGATCTCTTCGCCGGGCGACGCCGCTTTGCCCGAGCCGAAAACCGAGACCGACCGGATCCAAACCGCTTATGGACAGATTTCCCTCAGCTTTGAGGCCAACCATGGCCAGACTGACTCTAAAGTAAAATATTTCTCCCGCGGGAAAGGGTACACCCTCTTTTTGACCTCGAACGAAGCGGTGTTGTCCCTCCAGAAAGGGGAACGGGCTGAAAACCCGAATATTGAAAATCCTCCGGCTCTATTGAGGATGCGGCTTTCGGGCGCGAGCCAAACGCCGGCCGTTTCGGGAGAAGAGGCGCTCCCCGGCAGACAGAACTACTTCATCGGAAATGACCCGAAGAACTGGCGGACCGATATCCCAACCTATCAAAGGGTGAAGTATCAGGATGTCTATCCGGGGATCGATCTGGTTTATTACGGCAACCAGCGCCAGTTGGAATATGACTTTATCGTCGATCCGGGGATCGATCCAAAGAAAATCGAGCTTCGCTTTGAAGGGGCGGACGGGATGGAGATCGATCCGCAAGGCAATTTGGTGCTCACCGTCCAAGGAGAAAAAATCCGGATGCACAAGCCGGTGATCTATCAGGAGCAGGCGGGTCAGAGAAGATTCATTCCTGGACATTATCTGCTCAAAGGGAAAGGGAAGGTCGGTTTCCACGTCGCCGCCTATGACAGAACAAAACCGCTCATCATCGACCCGGTCTTGAGCTACGCCACCTTCTTAGGAGGAAGCGACCACGATCGAGGGAATGGCATTGCCGTCGACAGCTCAGGGAACGCCTATATTACAGGATCGACCAGATCTCTCGATTTTCCAACGGTAGGTACATTTGACAGCACGCTGGGCGGTCCAGTGGATGCATTTGTGGCCAAGCTAAATCCATCCGGCACCGCCCTCCTCTATTCCACCTATTTAGGAGGAACTGGCTCGGACAAAGGGAGCGCCATTGCAGTGGATACCTCCGGAAATGCCTATGTCACAGGGGAGACCGATTCACTCGAATTTCCCACAACGACTGGCGCATTTGACAGGACCCTGAACGGTACAGATGCCTTTGTGGTTAAGTTGAATTCCTCCGGAACCGCCCTTCTAAATGCTACCTTTGTGGGGGGAAGCAGCTTCGACGTCGGCAACAGTATTGCTATTGATGCCTCCGGGCAGGCGTATGTCACCGGCTTGACCTATTCAGCCGACTTCCCAACCAGCCCCGGTGCCTTTGATACCACTTTCAATTGGTCGTCGTTTAAGGACGAGGCCAGCGATGTTTTTGTCGTTAAGCTAAATCCGGGTGCAACCTCTCTTCTCTATTCCACCTTCCTGGGGGGGATGAGGAATGATTCTGGCCATGATATTGCGGTTGATGCTTCGGGGAATGCCCATATTACAGGGAGCACCACTTCCCCCAACTTTCCGACAACCGCCGGCGCGTTTGATACGACCTTCGCCGATGGTGGCGATGCCTTTGCGGCGAAATTGAATTCTTCCGGCTCAACACTCCTATATGCGACATACCTGGGTGGAAGCGACCTCGACAACGGTCGGAGCATTGCTCTGGATCGCATCGGAAGTGCATATATCACGGGCGATACCGCCTCGTCCGACTTTCCGACCACCCTAGGAGCGTATGATCGAAGTAATCCGAACTCTCCCCCATCCGGCGATGGGTGCGAAAGCGGTTGCCTGGGTCGTTTCAGTATTATCGACGCCTTTGTCACAAAATTAAATCCCACCGGTTCCGCCCTAGTCTACTCCACTTATCTGGGGGATTCAGAATCGTCGAATTTCGGCAATGGCATCGCCGTCGATGCTTTCGGAAATGCCTATGTCACGGGACGTGATGAATTTAGCGATCCGAGTAATACCCTGATGAGCGTCTTTGTTAGAAAATTAAATACGACGGGTTCCGCTCCGATTGATACCCTCTCTCTGGCAAGAAGTGAGCAGGAGTCGGGCAACGCTATCGCTGTTGACGCTCTAGGGCGTGCCTACATCACCGGAGGGACGACCTCTTTCGACTTTCCAACCACCCCCGGCACATTCGATCCGACGCCCAACGGCTTCAGCGATGCTTTCGTGGCCAAGGTGATCTTCCCTTCTTCCACTTTCACCGACAACTTCGATCGCCCCGCCTCGACCAACCTCGGCGCTTCATGGAATGAAGTGCTTCCCGATCTGGAGCTCTCCAACAATCAGGTTCGGAACGTCACCCCCAACAACAAAGCGGCGATCTTCAGACAAGCGGTGGGGCCCGATCATTCCGTCTCCGTCGATTGCATGGTGACCGCTCCCGGAAACAGCTGCGGGGTGGTCGCCCGCTGGTCTTCCGAGAGCAATTTCTATCGGGCCCGGATCGATGCCGGCCAGGGGAACATCGCCCTCTTCAAAACGGTCAATGGGACCACCACGGCCCTCGGGTCCGCTTCCTACCCTCTGCGATTGAACACGTATTACCGTCTGCGCCTCGTCGTCAGCGGCACGTCGCTGGCGGTCTTCGTTGCCAATCACACGAATCCGATCATCACCATTTCGGACGGCGCATTGAGTTTCGGCGATTTTGCCGGCATTCGCTCATATGCCACCGCGGCCAATACAACATGGTTCGACAATTTCAATTTGAGCACCCCCCTCTCCGATACCTTCAGCCGCTCCGATTCGAGCAGTTTGGGGTCGAATTGGAGCGAATACATGCCGAACCTGGAAATCTTCTCCGGCCAGCTTCGAAACGTCGACGCCGGAAACAAAGCGGCCCTCTTTCTCCAACCGGTCGGGCCCGATCAGAACGTGGCGGTTCACTGCAAGGTGACCGCCGCCAATAATGCCTGCGGGGTAATGGCCCGCTGGTTGAACGCCAACAATTTCTATCGCCTGCGCCTTGATGCCGGACAGCAGAACATCGCCCTCTTTAAAACGGTGAATGGCGCGACGACACAGATTGGTGTCGCCAACCGCCCGATGCAGCTCAATACCTACTACCGGCTTCGTCTGATTGCAAAGGGGAACTCTCTGGCGGTTTTCTTTAACGATGAGACCAGTCCGGCCTTTACCGCCTCCGACAGCGCATTAACGGCCGGAGACTTTGCCGGAATTCGATCCTCCGCCTCCGCTGCCTTCACCACCGGGTATGACAACTTCAGTGCCGGGGTCGCCCGGGATGCCTTCGGGAGCGCGTCGGGCGGCGCATTTACGAAAGCGGCGGGAGCCCCTGAGACCCTCTCCGCCGTGGAAGGTGAGGACGCCGCAGAGACGGCCGGCGGGTGCGCGATGAATGTCGGCGGGAAATTCGATCCGACATTGATCGGTCTCTTAGGCGCGGCTGTGATTTATCTCGGGTGGAAAAGAATCAAAAGAAGGCGGGCGGTCCCTGCCGATCGATCCGCCAAGTAA
- a CDS encoding cation:proton antiporter, whose protein sequence is MERSVILGLYSSGGWFDQTGERCVDGFSHATLTAMLALVGAVIIIAALLSGLIERSGLPQVAAFLGLGAVLGPGGLNLFDVRLGSPLLQVVATLSLVLVLFTDAVALNLKEVRRHMNLALLVLGPGTLFSAFLIALAAWWLLDLPFAAAAILGAALASTDPVLLRGVLKGEFLPAPVRQALRLESGLNDAVLLPVVLIGMVFLGDRSLGASDWGSFGLSLFLLGPVAGMAVGFLAVSALVMMRNRFGVRRDYESIYSLGVVFAAYAGAEAVHGSGFLAAFAAGMTIAALDVELCDCFLEYGETTAEMTLLFTFILFGTSLIWSGLTILDARTLAFAALVILARPVAFLSSLAGFQLDWRNRLLIAWLGPRGLSSLLLVLLPVFAGVPGSDRLFSITCAVVLLSIVLHGGSLMWLGKGIRLPRAPQSPVDLPPAPLPSAGLTGGAGEDLISIAEMRQIQETGAPVVILDARTERSYQGNNENAAGTIRFLPEQAVGPQAKALGLPREALLIPFCACPNDQTSIRVAQELRQAGWPHARALEGGWEAWKKGELPTAERK, encoded by the coding sequence GTGGAAAGGAGTGTTATACTGGGCCTCTATTCGAGCGGCGGGTGGTTCGATCAAACGGGAGAAAGGTGCGTGGATGGCTTCAGTCATGCGACGTTAACGGCGATGCTCGCCCTGGTGGGGGCGGTGATCATCATCGCCGCGCTTCTCTCCGGGCTCATTGAGCGAAGCGGCCTTCCTCAGGTGGCCGCCTTTCTCGGCTTGGGGGCGGTGTTGGGGCCGGGCGGGCTGAATTTGTTCGACGTAAGATTAGGGTCCCCCCTTCTTCAGGTCGTGGCCACCCTCAGCCTGGTTCTCGTTCTCTTTACCGATGCGGTCGCGCTGAATCTCAAAGAGGTCCGGCGCCACATGAACCTGGCCCTGCTCGTCCTCGGTCCGGGGACGCTTTTTTCGGCCTTCCTCATCGCTTTGGCCGCCTGGTGGTTGCTCGACCTTCCCTTCGCCGCCGCCGCGATCCTCGGGGCCGCGTTGGCGTCGACCGACCCGGTGCTTCTGCGGGGGGTGCTCAAAGGGGAGTTTCTTCCCGCTCCCGTCCGCCAGGCGCTTCGCCTGGAGAGCGGGCTCAACGATGCGGTGCTCTTGCCGGTGGTGCTGATCGGCATGGTCTTTCTCGGCGATCGTTCTTTGGGCGCATCCGATTGGGGGAGTTTCGGTCTCTCGCTTTTCTTGCTCGGTCCCGTCGCCGGGATGGCGGTCGGTTTTCTGGCGGTCAGCGCGTTAGTGATGATGCGGAACCGGTTCGGCGTCCGGCGCGACTACGAATCGATCTATTCGTTGGGGGTGGTCTTTGCGGCGTATGCCGGCGCCGAAGCGGTCCACGGGAGCGGGTTTCTGGCGGCCTTCGCCGCCGGGATGACGATCGCGGCCCTGGACGTGGAGCTCTGCGACTGCTTTCTGGAATACGGGGAGACGACCGCCGAGATGACCCTCCTCTTTACCTTCATCCTTTTCGGCACGTCGCTGATTTGGAGCGGTCTGACGATCCTCGATGCGCGGACGCTCGCCTTTGCCGCTTTGGTGATATTGGCTCGGCCGGTGGCTTTCCTCTCCTCGCTCGCCGGATTCCAGCTAGATTGGAGGAACCGTCTCCTGATCGCCTGGCTCGGACCGCGGGGGTTAAGCTCTCTCCTCCTTGTGCTGCTTCCGGTTTTTGCCGGCGTTCCGGGGAGCGATCGACTCTTCTCCATCACCTGCGCCGTGGTGCTGCTGTCGATCGTCCTGCACGGCGGTTCGTTGATGTGGCTTGGGAAGGGGATTCGCTTGCCCCGTGCGCCTCAGTCGCCGGTCGATCTGCCTCCCGCGCCGCTTCCCTCCGCGGGATTGACGGGGGGCGCCGGTGAAGATCTGATTTCGATCGCGGAGATGCGGCAGATTCAAGAGACCGGAGCGCCGGTGGTCATCCTCGATGCCCGGACGGAACGATCCTATCAAGGGAACAATGAGAATGCGGCGGGGACGATTCGATTTTTACCCGAACAAGCGGTGGGGCCGCAGGCCAAAGCGCTCGGTCTCCCGCGGGAAGCGTTGCTGATTCCGTTCTGCGCCTGCCCCAACGATCAAACCAGCATTCGTGTGGCGCAGGAGCTTCGGCAGGCGGGATGGCCGCACGCCCGCGCTCTCGAAGGGGGATGGGAGGCCTGGAAGAAAGGCGAGCTTCCGACCGCGGAACGCAAGTAA
- a CDS encoding peptidoglycan-binding protein has translation MMRLKAVGMSVIAGMLMVSSLYADEGVGQGGSGQQGQGIEQQQSGQPGGDQGAAGGQGGIQSPDPQQQGSDLGGTSQQGGAMQGGMQDQASVKQVQEKLSQQGYEVGPVDGIFGPKTQQALRKFQEDKGVQPTGQIDQQTMAALGIQGEGGAQPGDMGAGQPPDAGVPESQPGDMGAGQPQPDTGIEGSDQPGSDLGSGAPPDAGTQSPDAGGQGSEQQGSDAGALQQ, from the coding sequence ATGATGAGATTGAAAGCAGTCGGAATGAGCGTTATCGCAGGTATGTTAATGGTTTCCTCCCTTTACGCGGACGAAGGGGTCGGCCAGGGTGGAAGCGGCCAGCAGGGGCAGGGGATCGAGCAGCAGCAGAGCGGTCAGCCCGGGGGTGATCAGGGAGCTGCCGGAGGCCAAGGGGGAATCCAAAGCCCGGACCCACAGCAGCAGGGCTCCGACCTCGGCGGGACCAGCCAGCAGGGCGGCGCGATGCAGGGAGGGATGCAAGACCAAGCCTCGGTGAAGCAGGTCCAGGAGAAATTGAGCCAGCAAGGGTACGAAGTGGGCCCGGTCGACGGCATCTTCGGACCGAAGACCCAGCAGGCATTGCGTAAATTCCAGGAAGACAAAGGGGTCCAACCGACCGGCCAAATCGACCAGCAGACGATGGCCGCTCTGGGTATCCAAGGGGAAGGGGGCGCGCAGCCGGGCGACATGGGCGCCGGTCAGCCGCCGGATGCCGGGGTCCCGGAAAGCCAGCCGGGCGACATGGGCGCCGGACAACCTCAACCTGATACCGGTATAGAGGGAAGCGATCAGCCGGGATCGGATCTGGGCAGCGGCGCTCCGCCCGATGCCGGAACGCAATCCCCGGATGCCGGAGGGCAGGGATCCGAACAGCAAGGCTCCGACGCGGGGGCCCTTCAGCAGTAG